A window of Synergistaceae bacterium contains these coding sequences:
- a CDS encoding PAS domain-containing protein, with product MDVKNHVEDEFVDFLEKLASLVAETFGSNCEVVISDLDHPESTILAIFNGHVTGRKVGDPLIPQALERIRNSADGYYINRNESETKGNKLVKASTISARIGGRNIAFCINYDYTYLEAFKHSLDEFLSMQSDRDIDEELPYSQHIEHAVRKAIKIVRKPVRLMNKKERLEVIAYLEKQGILKIQKSVQTIARYLAISRYTVYNYLNELRAEKNEKQV from the coding sequence ATGGATGTGAAAAATCACGTGGAAGATGAATTTGTTGACTTCTTGGAAAAATTAGCGAGCCTTGTGGCCGAAACCTTCGGGAGCAACTGCGAGGTTGTCATATCCGACTTGGATCACCCAGAATCCACTATTTTGGCTATTTTCAACGGCCACGTCACCGGGCGAAAGGTAGGCGATCCGCTTATCCCTCAGGCTCTCGAACGAATACGCAACAGCGCCGATGGGTATTACATCAACCGAAATGAAAGTGAAACCAAAGGGAATAAGCTGGTCAAGGCGTCGACGATCAGCGCTCGTATAGGTGGACGTAATATCGCCTTTTGCATCAATTATGACTACACATATTTGGAAGCGTTCAAACATTCCTTGGACGAGTTTTTGTCCATGCAAAGCGATAGAGATATAGACGAAGAGCTTCCTTACTCTCAGCATATCGAGCACGCTGTCAGGAAAGCCATAAAAATCGTACGTAAGCCTGTGCGCTTGATGAACAAAAAAGAGCGGCTCGAAGTGATTGCTTACTTGGAAAAACAAGGTATCCTCAAAATACAAAAAAGTGTGCAAACTATCGCTCGTTACTTGGCAATTTCTCGTTACACAGTCTACAACTACCTCAATGAGTTGCGGGCCGAAAAAAATGAAAAACAGGTA
- a CDS encoding amidohydrolase, with the protein MDSKYIEQIKTAAAGMAEDLTALRRHLHMHPEISWQEVETSRFIASKLEKIGLNSQIGLGGKPVGVLADLYCGGESPCLALRADIDALGFGEENDMDYKSLNPGAMHACGHDGHIAMLLGAAKVLYSIKDRLSGRIRFIFQPAEEFGAGSGAQVMVREGVLEGVDAIAGMHLWSHVPSGRVQWRCGPVMGTADTWEVCFRGKGGHGALPHQAIDPTVIAAHFILAIQNIVSRETDPLQTCVISTGKLHSGNVVNVIPETAELCGNIRALVPEVRAHAEEAFLRMAKNVAETYRGSAETKYVSVYPHPVNNDAALTELFREIAVRVVGQENVEESPIRMTSEDFSFYQTVIPGVFFFLGSGDPEKGTTAPHHSSRFNVDDSVLPTGVSLLACFAVAALEKLAKA; encoded by the coding sequence ATGGATAGCAAGTATATCGAGCAAATTAAAACCGCGGCCGCCGGAATGGCGGAAGATTTGACCGCGCTGCGGCGACACCTGCACATGCACCCGGAAATTTCGTGGCAAGAGGTGGAAACGAGCCGCTTTATCGCCTCGAAGCTGGAGAAAATCGGATTGAACTCCCAGATTGGATTGGGGGGGAAACCCGTGGGGGTTCTCGCTGACTTATACTGCGGCGGGGAAAGCCCATGCCTGGCTTTGCGCGCGGATATCGACGCGCTGGGATTCGGCGAAGAGAACGACATGGACTACAAGTCCCTCAATCCTGGAGCTATGCACGCCTGCGGGCACGATGGCCATATCGCCATGCTGCTGGGAGCGGCGAAAGTTTTATATTCCATAAAAGACCGTCTTTCTGGACGAATCCGGTTTATCTTTCAGCCCGCCGAGGAATTTGGCGCGGGGTCGGGCGCCCAAGTGATGGTGAGGGAGGGCGTGCTGGAAGGAGTGGACGCCATCGCTGGGATGCACCTGTGGTCCCACGTTCCATCGGGGAGAGTTCAATGGCGTTGCGGCCCCGTGATGGGGACTGCCGACACATGGGAGGTTTGTTTTCGGGGCAAAGGAGGTCATGGGGCTTTGCCTCACCAGGCCATCGACCCGACCGTCATCGCGGCTCACTTTATCCTGGCGATTCAGAATATCGTCAGCCGGGAAACTGACCCCCTCCAAACTTGCGTCATCAGTACGGGCAAGCTCCACTCTGGAAATGTCGTCAACGTCATTCCAGAGACGGCGGAGTTGTGCGGCAACATCCGCGCCCTTGTTCCTGAAGTCCGCGCTCACGCTGAAGAAGCCTTCCTGCGCATGGCGAAGAACGTAGCCGAAACCTACCGAGGTTCCGCCGAGACGAAATACGTTTCCGTCTATCCTCACCCTGTGAACAACGATGCCGCGTTGACGGAACTTTTTCGAGAAATCGCCGTGCGGGTCGTCGGTCAGGAGAACGTGGAAGAGTCCCCGATACGGATGACCTCTGAAGATTTCAGTTTCTATCAGACCGTGATCCCTGGGGTGTTCTTCTTTTTGGGCTCAGGAGACCCCGAAAAGGGAACGACCGCTCCGCATCACTCTTCTCGTTTCAACGTGGACGATAGTGTTTTGCCCACGGGCGTCAGCTTATTGGCCTGTTTTGCCGTCGCCGCGCTGGAAAAATTGGCGAAAGCCTAG
- a CDS encoding MFS transporter, whose protein sequence is MNRRQFRMKHLNRWVYAVVGVCVLLFAGLIYAWSVFSVPIESEFSTWSKAQLSMTFTVAMIFFCLGGLLGGALVGTAKISVKINVVASGILFLAGFWLTARTQATWQLYTGFGVMIGLASGLAYNAVMGTMSKWFLDRRGLISGILFMGFGLSSLLMGKIFQIYTAAAPDAWRVSFKSLGALLFVLIAGSSVFFENAPEDVIEAGKSAARERENTGLPPERILRHSSFWHAYCWSILAGAGGLVLVSQASGVVMEVKPLTESGVVTLVGLISVFNGVGRVVFGLLYDAKGYRFTMALDVLLLLVAAGSLFGAIIIGRFFLVPLGFILGGLAFGGVPTCVSALTGDFYGMQYCSFARI, encoded by the coding sequence GTGAATCGCCGGCAGTTCAGGATGAAACACCTCAATCGTTGGGTATACGCTGTCGTAGGCGTTTGTGTCTTGCTGTTCGCTGGCCTGATTTACGCTTGGAGCGTCTTTTCCGTTCCGATAGAGAGCGAATTTTCCACTTGGTCGAAGGCCCAGCTCTCTATGACGTTTACCGTCGCGATGATCTTTTTCTGTCTGGGTGGCCTTTTGGGCGGGGCTCTCGTTGGAACGGCCAAAATCAGCGTCAAGATCAACGTTGTCGCGTCGGGAATATTGTTTTTGGCGGGCTTTTGGCTTACAGCTCGGACCCAAGCTACCTGGCAACTCTACACCGGTTTCGGGGTTATGATAGGATTGGCCTCCGGACTGGCCTACAACGCGGTGATGGGGACCATGTCGAAGTGGTTCCTAGATAGACGGGGGCTGATCTCCGGAATTTTATTCATGGGGTTCGGGCTTAGCAGTCTTCTGATGGGTAAAATCTTTCAGATATATACCGCCGCTGCTCCAGACGCGTGGCGAGTTTCTTTCAAATCTTTGGGCGCGCTTCTTTTTGTGCTCATAGCGGGTAGTAGCGTCTTTTTTGAAAACGCCCCCGAAGATGTTATCGAGGCGGGGAAAAGCGCGGCGCGCGAACGGGAAAATACGGGTTTGCCTCCGGAGCGGATATTGAGGCATTCCTCTTTTTGGCATGCTTATTGCTGGTCCATATTGGCTGGGGCTGGCGGGCTTGTTCTCGTGTCGCAGGCCAGCGGGGTCGTCATGGAGGTAAAACCCCTGACTGAAAGCGGCGTCGTGACTCTCGTGGGCTTGATTTCCGTTTTTAATGGAGTGGGAAGAGTCGTGTTCGGTCTTTTATATGACGCGAAGGGATACCGTTTTACAATGGCGCTCGATGTCTTGCTTTTGTTGGTTGCCGCGGGCTCGTTGTTTGGAGCGATAATCATCGGACGATTTTTCTTGGTGCCGCTGGGTTTTATTCTTGGCGGGCTTGCTTTTGGCGGCGTGCCTACCTGTGTGTCGGCGCTCACCGGTGATTTTTACGGGATGCAATATTGCTCATTTGCACGAATTTGA
- a CDS encoding phosphate butyryltransferase, which yields MILRSFDELIEKTKGFSSPRRVVVVASAAEHALKAVLRAQKDGLVKPVLVGDKAKTLEILSHLGAVAPDQDTYQDIYDVPDDDEAARKAVSLIREGKGDFLMKGKLETAQMLKPVVNKETGLGTGGLMSNFVIFQAPRYHKLLVVTDGGMVTYPTLEQKKAIIKNTVETLKALGYENPKIGVLAAVEKLNPKMPETVDADALRRMNAEGEIKDCIVEGPISLDLALDPEAAVIKGYKSPVAGDADVLIVPNIHTGNALGKSILLFGGGRMANFIVGAKVPIVLASRASSVEEKYLSLMVAATVSP from the coding sequence ATGATTTTACGCAGTTTTGATGAACTGATTGAAAAAACAAAGGGGTTCTCCAGCCCCCGAAGGGTGGTCGTGGTCGCCTCCGCCGCCGAGCACGCTTTAAAAGCCGTGTTGCGCGCGCAAAAAGATGGCCTTGTAAAACCCGTTCTAGTGGGTGATAAGGCAAAAACTCTGGAAATTCTTTCACATTTGGGCGCGGTTGCACCCGACCAGGATACTTACCAGGATATTTACGACGTTCCCGACGACGACGAAGCAGCGCGAAAGGCCGTGAGTCTCATCCGGGAGGGCAAGGGCGACTTCCTCATGAAGGGCAAATTGGAGACGGCCCAAATGCTCAAACCGGTTGTCAACAAAGAAACCGGTCTTGGAACGGGCGGGCTGATGTCGAATTTTGTGATCTTCCAGGCGCCTCGCTATCACAAACTTCTCGTCGTTACGGATGGCGGCATGGTGACGTATCCCACTTTAGAGCAGAAGAAAGCGATCATCAAAAACACCGTCGAGACGTTGAAGGCTCTGGGATATGAAAATCCCAAGATAGGCGTTTTGGCGGCCGTGGAGAAACTCAATCCCAAGATGCCGGAAACCGTGGACGCCGACGCGCTCCGCCGCATGAACGCTGAGGGTGAAATAAAAGACTGTATCGTGGAGGGACCCATTTCGCTGGATTTGGCCCTTGATCCCGAAGCCGCCGTGATCAAGGGTTACAAAAGCCCTGTCGCGGGAGACGCGGACGTCCTTATCGTCCCTAACATCCATACGGGAAATGCTCTAGGCAAGAGTATCCTCCTGTTCGGCGGCGGTCGGATGGCGAATTTCATCGTTGGGGCGAAAGTGCCCATTGTTTTGGCGTCAAGGGCCTCGTCCGTGGAAGAAAAGTATTTATCGCTGATGGTCGCGGCGACAGTGTCACCTTGA
- a CDS encoding 4Fe-4S binding protein, producing MPLGKMARVEIRAESCKSCGYCVKFCPKEVLIIGKQVNSKGYEYVEVQNGDSCVACTMCAAMCPDAAIEIYK from the coding sequence ATGCCGCTAGGAAAAATGGCGCGGGTCGAAATACGAGCGGAAAGCTGCAAAAGCTGCGGATATTGCGTAAAGTTTTGCCCCAAAGAAGTTTTGATTATTGGGAAGCAAGTCAACTCGAAAGGATACGAATATGTGGAGGTCCAGAATGGGGATTCTTGCGTCGCGTGTACAATGTGCGCGGCGATGTGCCCTGACGCCGCAATCGAAATATACAAGTAA
- the vorB gene encoding 3-methyl-2-oxobutanoate dehydrogenase subunit VorB, translating into MARVFMKGCEAIAEAAVRAGCRFFAGYPITPQNEIPEYLARRMPEVHGVFIQGESEVASISMVYGAASAGTRSMTSSSSPGISLKSEGISYCAAARVPIVYANICRGGPGVGSIQPAQMDYLQATKASGNGGFEMMVFAPSSVQEAVDMTYKAFDYADRDRNPVLVLCDGLIGTLMEPVELPDIKTDQEVADIKESKRPWACVGHKLDYANRSWIQPGHWSTIAMQQFNERAAAMYDSWENDVQAEESGLEDAEVVLTAYGASGRVAKSVAELLKTRGEKVGLIRPQTIHPFPFASFEKLDYGRVKAVLDVEMSIPALMVQDVDRAVKNRCPIHTCLCSGGNIMKKGQVLEAAAKILEL; encoded by the coding sequence ATGGCAAGGGTATTTATGAAGGGCTGCGAAGCCATCGCGGAGGCGGCTGTCCGTGCCGGGTGCCGTTTTTTCGCGGGGTATCCCATCACGCCCCAAAATGAAATTCCGGAATACTTGGCGAGAAGAATGCCGGAAGTGCATGGAGTCTTTATTCAGGGCGAAAGCGAAGTCGCCTCCATCAGCATGGTCTATGGAGCCGCGTCCGCGGGAACTCGGTCCATGACGTCCTCCTCCAGCCCAGGGATATCCTTGAAAAGCGAGGGTATTTCTTATTGTGCCGCGGCGCGCGTTCCGATCGTGTACGCGAATATTTGCAGGGGCGGACCAGGCGTTGGCTCGATTCAGCCGGCGCAGATGGATTATTTGCAGGCGACAAAAGCCTCCGGCAACGGAGGCTTCGAGATGATGGTCTTCGCGCCCTCCTCGGTGCAGGAGGCGGTGGACATGACCTATAAAGCCTTCGACTACGCGGATCGCGACAGAAACCCCGTTCTTGTGCTTTGTGACGGTTTGATCGGCACCCTGATGGAGCCGGTCGAGTTGCCCGATATAAAAACAGACCAGGAGGTCGCGGATATCAAGGAATCTAAAAGGCCGTGGGCGTGCGTAGGGCACAAACTGGACTACGCGAACCGTTCGTGGATTCAACCAGGGCATTGGTCCACTATCGCTATGCAACAGTTCAATGAGAGGGCGGCGGCCATGTACGACTCATGGGAAAATGACGTTCAGGCAGAGGAGTCTGGACTGGAGGACGCCGAAGTCGTACTTACCGCCTATGGCGCGTCTGGCCGCGTCGCCAAGTCGGTGGCCGAGCTCCTGAAGACGCGGGGGGAAAAAGTCGGCTTGATACGCCCGCAAACGATACACCCCTTTCCCTTCGCTTCTTTCGAGAAACTCGATTACGGAAGGGTAAAAGCGGTGCTCGACGTGGAAATGTCCATACCGGCGCTGATGGTGCAAGATGTGGACCGGGCCGTGAAAAATCGCTGTCCTATCCATACCTGTCTTTGTTCCGGCGGCAACATTATGAAAAAAGGCCAAGTCCTGGAAGCAGCCGCGAAAATCTTAGAACTATAG
- a CDS encoding 2-oxoglutarate oxidoreductase, producing the protein MEKIYSRTQGIRDGMVSGFCPGCMHGTAMKLIGELLEEMDLFHRAVAVLGIGCGGLHMDYMAFDNITAPHGRACAVATGIKRSNPESLVFTYQGDGDFAAIGLAESISAANRGENISVVFVNNGIYGMTGGQMAPTTLLGMKASTAPKGRVAEEHGYPMHMCEILNQLEAPVYLERTSCNTPQNVFKTKNAIRKAFRNQLEGRGFSMVEIVTSCPTNWGMDALAALGYIEEKMLPEFPLGVTRDKIPGQQ; encoded by the coding sequence ATGGAAAAAATTTATTCGAGGACTCAGGGAATCCGCGATGGTATGGTAAGCGGTTTTTGTCCGGGATGTATGCACGGCACGGCGATGAAATTGATCGGGGAACTCCTGGAAGAGATGGATCTTTTTCACAGGGCGGTCGCTGTATTGGGTATCGGCTGCGGCGGGCTCCACATGGACTATATGGCTTTCGACAATATCACCGCCCCCCATGGCCGAGCTTGCGCGGTGGCGACGGGCATCAAACGCTCGAATCCAGAGTCTCTCGTGTTCACCTACCAAGGCGATGGGGATTTTGCCGCCATCGGTCTCGCGGAGTCTATTTCCGCGGCGAACCGCGGCGAAAACATCAGCGTTGTTTTTGTCAACAACGGGATTTACGGCATGACGGGCGGACAGATGGCGCCTACCACGCTTCTGGGAATGAAAGCTTCTACCGCTCCGAAGGGACGCGTCGCGGAAGAGCACGGTTACCCGATGCACATGTGCGAAATATTGAACCAGCTCGAAGCCCCTGTATATTTGGAGCGCACGAGCTGCAACACTCCGCAAAATGTTTTCAAGACAAAAAATGCCATCCGTAAGGCGTTTCGGAATCAACTAGAGGGCAGGGGTTTTTCGATGGTCGAAATCGTCACAAGTTGTCCTACGAACTGGGGAATGGACGCTTTGGCCGCTCTGGGGTACATCGAGGAAAAAATGCTACCGGAATTTCCACTCGGCGTTACCCGCGATAAAATTCCAGGTCAGCAGTAG
- a CDS encoding 2-oxoacid:acceptor oxidoreductase family protein, which produces METNLLVAGFGGQGIMMLGKLLSHAACDSTRKNVTFFPSYGAEQRGGTANCYVVISDEPIGVPVGDVMDDLIVMNGPSLDRFIGVLKTGGRLFINSSIVKEKIMKEKIAREDVAVIKAPVTELALAMGSPKVLNVIMLGVYIGYTGILDEKIMEETLLQQLGKKQDLISLNKEAFHKGLESGKKQRRHQLGDI; this is translated from the coding sequence ATGGAGACCAATTTGCTCGTGGCCGGATTTGGCGGACAGGGCATCATGATGTTGGGAAAACTGCTTTCCCACGCGGCGTGCGACTCCACGCGAAAGAATGTCACGTTTTTTCCCTCTTACGGCGCGGAACAGCGGGGCGGTACCGCCAACTGTTACGTCGTGATCTCCGACGAGCCGATAGGGGTCCCGGTGGGAGACGTGATGGATGACCTCATCGTCATGAACGGCCCTTCGCTCGATCGATTCATCGGCGTATTGAAAACGGGAGGCAGGCTCTTCATCAATAGTTCCATTGTGAAAGAGAAAATTATGAAAGAGAAAATCGCCCGTGAAGACGTGGCTGTCATCAAAGCGCCGGTGACGGAACTGGCTCTTGCAATGGGCTCGCCCAAGGTTTTGAACGTTATCATGTTGGGGGTTTACATCGGCTACACCGGTATTCTGGACGAGAAGATCATGGAGGAGACTCTTCTTCAGCAGCTGGGCAAAAAACAGGATCTGATTTCACTCAACAAAGAAGCCTTCCATAAGGGCCTAGAGAGTGGAAAAAAACAGCGGCGACATCAATTAGGCGACATTTAA
- a CDS encoding ATP-binding cassette domain-containing protein, with protein sequence MERDNEHRKYCVSVRNLVVSFGEHEVLHGVNVDFPFKQVSALLGRSGSGKTTLLRSLNRLNEHFENYSGQGEVSVVLNGNIRSVHAKNRESAMPLDQLRRLVGMVFQAPNPLPLSIRKNIILPLTLVAELGKDEAEEAMSRVLNEVGLWNEVRDRLDRPAQALSGGQQQRLCLARALALKPEILLLDEPTASLDRAAASRIEELILSFKGRYSIIMISHSLSQARKLADFIAILTEGRIEETLSASALPNSNEAELLLERLIWRD encoded by the coding sequence ATGGAGAGGGATAATGAGCATCGGAAATACTGCGTGTCCGTCCGCAACCTAGTCGTGTCGTTCGGCGAGCACGAGGTACTACATGGCGTTAACGTGGATTTTCCATTCAAGCAAGTGAGTGCCCTTCTTGGGCGGTCGGGATCGGGAAAAACTACTTTGCTTCGCTCACTTAACAGACTGAACGAACATTTCGAAAACTACAGCGGGCAGGGAGAAGTATCAGTCGTTCTGAACGGAAATATCCGGTCGGTTCATGCAAAAAATAGAGAAAGCGCAATGCCGCTCGATCAATTGCGGCGTCTTGTGGGAATGGTTTTTCAAGCCCCCAATCCCTTGCCTCTGAGCATCCGCAAAAATATCATACTGCCGTTGACGTTGGTCGCGGAACTTGGAAAAGACGAGGCCGAGGAAGCCATGAGTCGCGTCTTGAACGAAGTAGGATTGTGGAATGAAGTCCGCGACCGCCTTGACCGCCCAGCTCAGGCGCTTTCTGGAGGTCAGCAGCAGAGGCTTTGCCTGGCTCGCGCCCTCGCTTTGAAACCCGAAATATTGCTTTTGGACGAACCCACAGCTTCTCTGGACCGCGCTGCCGCGTCTCGAATAGAAGAACTTATCCTCTCTTTCAAAGGTCGATATTCCATAATCATGATATCCCACAGCCTGTCTCAAGCCCGTAAACTGGCGGATTTTATAGCCATTTTAACAGAAGGTAGAATTGAAGAAACCCTATCGGCGTCGGCATTGCCCAACAGCAATGAAGCGGAATTACTATTGGAGAGACTGATTTGGAGAGACTGA
- a CDS encoding ABC transporter permease subunit — translation MKKSEMLLTLVSCFAAVVVCGTLAVLLIFLFAKGFPMLGKKLFFGAVSPAEALLGFKPVWDGIWPAVAGTLSLLCVTMFFALFPGIGCGTFLACYATPRQKYWLSLAVDLLAGIPSIVIGLFGFVLIVYLRRTFLPRGTTCLLLAAFCLSLLVLPALVVATRGALEALPRNLALTGAALGFSHDQTVCRLLLPAAGKGILGGIMLAMGRAAEDTAVIMLTGVVANAGLPAGLTSKFEALPFRIYYTAAQYTDQQELRSGFGAALVLLLLSGGLLFCAWGLQRSLERKWKGIR, via the coding sequence GTGCTGTTGATATTCCTCTTTGCGAAAGGTTTTCCCATGTTGGGGAAAAAGTTATTTTTCGGGGCCGTTTCCCCGGCAGAGGCGTTGTTGGGTTTCAAACCCGTGTGGGACGGCATCTGGCCCGCTGTTGCAGGAACGCTTTCTCTCCTCTGCGTGACCATGTTTTTCGCGCTATTTCCGGGCATCGGGTGCGGAACCTTTCTGGCTTGCTACGCTACGCCCCGGCAAAAATATTGGCTGAGTTTGGCCGTCGATCTTCTGGCAGGCATTCCCTCGATCGTCATTGGGCTTTTTGGTTTTGTTCTTATCGTCTACCTGCGGCGGACATTCCTTCCCAGAGGAACCACCTGTCTTTTACTGGCTGCTTTTTGTCTGTCGCTTTTGGTCTTACCCGCGCTCGTCGTGGCTACCCGTGGTGCGCTGGAGGCTCTTCCGCGCAATCTTGCCCTTACGGGCGCGGCATTGGGCTTTTCTCACGACCAAACGGTTTGCCGCCTTCTGCTTCCTGCGGCGGGAAAGGGCATTTTGGGGGGAATCATGCTCGCTATGGGACGAGCGGCGGAGGACACCGCCGTCATCATGCTGACCGGCGTAGTGGCTAACGCTGGGCTTCCTGCGGGACTAACCTCCAAATTCGAGGCGCTGCCGTTCCGTATTTACTATACTGCCGCACAGTATACCGACCAACAGGAACTCCGCTCCGGCTTCGGCGCGGCTCTCGTTCTGCTCTTGCTCTCGGGTGGATTGCTGTTTTGCGCATGGGGCCTACAAAGAAGCCTGGAACGAAAATGGAAAGGGATTCGATGA